A genomic window from Glycine max cultivar Williams 82 chromosome 17, Glycine_max_v4.0, whole genome shotgun sequence includes:
- the LOC100806591 gene encoding kinesin-like protein KIN-8A: MPVSTRSQISVSNNNGENENEVNPSSTTATRMRNPHHGLKEKLKTLTLLYEQQKQASASLKNASFTFKPPPPSEKAVMRENTMPNSTITRTFVLPQPPSSNDNNNDEDAKENVIVGADRIVAFSCPRKTMKANNNNVSVSQSATVARKLSMGPVRVEAEKGGKVGSSRIMVFVRVRPMNKKEKEAGSRCCISVVNRRDVYLTEFANENDYLRLNRLRGRHFTFDAAFPDSATQQEVYSTSTSELVEAVLQGRNGSVFCYGATGAGKTYTMLGTMENPGVMVLAIKDLFSKIRQRSCDGNHVVHLSYLEVYNETVRDLLSPGRPLVLREDKQGIVAAGLTQYRAYSTDEVMALLQQGNQNRTTEPTRANETSSRSHAILQVVVEYRVRDAAMNIINRVGKLSLIDLAGSERALATDQRTLRSLEGANINRSLLALSSCINSLVEGKKHIPYRNSKLTQLLKDSLGGTCNTVMIANISPSNLSFGETQNTVHWADRAKEIRAKVSDANEDQLPVPEIETDQAKLVLELQKENRELRIQLAQHQQKLLTLQAQSLASHSSPTPPPSAGPLSTPLTSAQPIEKRRTRSSFLAGTCFTPETKQKGAELTIKTLQRTVKTLEAEIEKMRKDHSLQLKQKDDLIRELSQKGGKQALATGELGKGVVTRSSIRPKEPNNSEMKSPSQRFRSPAPTAKKRSFWDITTTNSPSVTTVNGRKTRSHVLAEPAAPPPSMLLQPGFARQKPNI; the protein is encoded by the exons ATGCCGGTTTCAACGCGGTCTCAGATCAGCGTCAGCAACAACAATGGCGAAAACGAAAACGAAGTGAATCCATCGTCAACAACAGCGACGAGGATGAGAAACCCGCACCATGGCCTGAAGGAGAAGCTGAAAACGCTCACTCTCTTATACGAGCAGCAGAAGCAAGCCTCTGCATCTCTCAAAAACGCGTCTTTCACTTTCAAACCTCCTCCTCCTTCAGAGAAAGCCGTGATGCGAGAGAACACAATGCCAAACAGCACAATCACAAGAACCTTTGTCCTACCCCAACCTCCCTCATCAAACGACAACAACAACGATGAAGACGCAAAGGAAAACGTAATCGTGGGAGCAGATCGAATTGTGGCGTTCTCGTGTCCTAGAAAGACAATGaaagcaaataataataatgtttcgGTTTCTCAGTCTGCCACCGTGGCAAGGAAGCTCTCGATGGGGCCGGTGAGAGTGGAAGCGGAGAAGGGAGGGAAAGTTGGGAGCAGCAGGATTATGGTTTTTGTGAGGGTGAGGCCTATGAATAAGAAGGAAAAGGAAGCCGGTTCACGGTGCTGCATCAGCGTCGTTAATCGCCGTGACGTTTATCTCACGGAGTTTGCTAATGAAAACGATTACCTTAGACTCAATAGGCTTCGCGGACGCCACTTTACCTTCGACGCAGCGTTTCCAGATTCTGCTACTCAGCAAGAAGTTTATTCCACCTC GACTTCAGAGCTTGTGGAAGCGGTTTTGCAAGGGAGGAATGGGTCGGTTTTCTGTTACGGGGCGACGGGAGCTGGGAAGACTTACACAATGCTTGGGACGATGGAGAATCCTGGGGTTATGGTTTTGGCGATTAAGGATCTTTTCAGTAAAATCAGGCAGAGGAGTTGTGATGGAAACCATGTGGTTCATTTGTCCTATCTTGAGGTTTATAATGAAACTGTTAGGGATTTGCTTTCGCCAGGAAGGCCTCTCGTTCTTAGAGAGGATAAACAG GGGATTGTGGCGGCCGGTCTAACACAATACAGAGCTTATTCAACGGATGAA GTGATGGCATTGCTTCAACAAGGAAATCAGAACCGAACCACAGAACCAACTCGTGCAAATGAAACATCTTCCCGTTCCCATGCAATTTTGCAG GTTGTGGTAGAATACCGAGTTAGAGATGCTGCAATGAATATTATTAACCGAGTGGGTAAGCTCTCATTAATTGATCTTGCAGGGTCAGAGAGAGCTCTCGCTACGGATCAAAGAACACTTAGATCTCTTGAGGGTGCCAATATAAACCGGTCTCTTCTTGCACTAAGCAGCTGTATTAATTCTCTGGTAGAAGGCAAGAAACACATTCCATACCGAAACTCAAAACTCACTCAACTTCTCAAGGATTCACTAGGAGGAACTTGTAACACTGTCATGATTGCAAACATAAGCCCAAGTAACCTCTCATTTGGTGAAACTCAGAACACAGTTCATTGGGCTGATAGAGCCAAGGAGATTCGGGCAAAG GTAAGTGATGCAAATGAGGATCAATTGCCGGTGCCCGAGATAGAAACTGACCAGGCCAAGCTGGTACTTGAGCTGCAAAAGGAGAATCGTGAATTAAGAATACAACTAGCACAACATCAACAGAAATTGTTGACCCTCCAAGCACAATCCTTAGCTTCCCATTCCTCCCCAACACCACCACCTTCAGCTGGACCTCTTTCCACTCCTCTAACTTCTGCTCAACCAATCGAAAAACGAAGGACTAGATCCTCTTTCTTGGCTGGAACTTGTTTCACTCCAGAAACCAAGCAGAAGGGAGCTGAACTAACCATCAAGACACTTCAACGGACGGTGAAAACACTAGAGGCAGAGATAGAGAAAATGAGGAAGGATCATAGCTTGCAGCTAAAGCAAAAAGATGATCTTATTCGCGAGCTTTCGCAAAAGGGTGGAAAACAGGCATTAGCAACTGGAGAACTGGGGAAGGGAGTGGTGACCAGGTCTAGCATACGGCCAAAGGAACCAAACAATAGTGAGATGAAGAGTCCAAGTCAACGTTTTAGATCACCAGCCCCAACTGCCAAGAAACGAAGCTTTTGGGACATAACCACAACTAATAGTCCATCAGTTACTACAGTAAATGGTAGAAAAACTAGAAGTCATGTCCTTGCTGAACCTGCTGCACCTCCTCCATCCATGCTTCTTCAG CCTGGTTTTGCTCGTCAAAAACCCAATATTTAA
- the LOC100797914 gene encoding protein MIZU-KUSSEI 1, with protein MKTLVMDTTNSSTPRPQPQPQDSSSSKRHFHWTNKVGNEDPQLLPTSETMSKIIEEDTNTKEEEEQQEPEDDKAVPLPGPAATSQAAATKRKLQAVAISRLRSVLTVFSKNRSNLPFGLGSRVVGTLFGYRRGHVHFAFQKDPTSQPAFLIELATPISGLVREMASGLVRIALECDKDRDSEKKKTLRLLQESVWRTYCNGKKCGFATRRECGAKDWDILKAVEPISMGAGVLPNSDGADGEVMYMRARFERIVGSRDSEAFYMMNPDSNGAPELSIYLLRV; from the coding sequence ATGAAGACACTAGTCATGGACACAACAAACTCATCAACCCCTCGACCTCAACCTCAACCTCAAGACTCATCCTCCTCCAAGAGGCACTTCCACTGGACCAACAAGGTTGGAAATGAAGACCCCCAACTCCTCCCCACTTCAGAAACAATGTCCAAAATCATAGAAGAAGACACAAacacaaaggaagaagaagaacaacaagAACCAGAAGATGACAAGGCTGTTCCACTTCCTGGCCCTGCAGCCACTTCTCAAGCAGCAGCAACAAAGAGAAAGCTTCAAGCAGTGGCAATCTCAAGGCTCCGCTCTGTTCTCACTGTATTCAGCAAGAACCGTTCCAACCTCCCCTTCGGCCTCGGCTCCAGAGTTGTTGGCACCCTCTTCGGCTACCGCCGTGGCCACGTGCACTTCGCCTTCCAGAAGGACCCCACCTCCCAGCCCGCCTTCCTTATTGAGCTCGCGACGCCAATCAGCGGACTAGTCCGTGAAATGGCGTCGGGGCTGGTGCGAATTGCTTTGGAGTGTGACAAAGACAGAGACtcagagaagaagaagaccCTGAGGCTGCTTCAGGAGTCCGTCTGGAGGACTTACTGCAACGGTAAAAAATGCGGCTTTGCCACCAGGAGAGAATGCGGTGCCAAAGACTGGGACATACTTAAGGCAGTGGAGCCAATTTCAATGGGTGCAGGTGTTTTGCCTAACAGTGATGGAGCCGATGGTGAAGTCATGTACATGAGGGCAAGGTTTGAGAGAATTGTTGGGTCCAGAGACTCTGAAGCTTTCTACATGATGAATCCTGACAGCAATGGAGCACCTGAACTCAGTATTTATTTGCTTAGAGTCTAG
- the LOC100798439 gene encoding class 2 transcription repressor NC2 beta 3 isoform 2 (isoform 2 is encoded by transcript variant 2) translates to MEPMDIVGKSKEDASLPKATMTKIIKEMLPPDVRVARDAQDLLIECCVEFINLVSSESNEVCNREDKRTIAPEHVLKALQVLGFGEYIEEVYAAYEQHKLETMDSLRGGGGGGKWNNGAEMTEEEALAEQQRMFAEARARMNGGAIASKQPDADQSLDS, encoded by the exons ATGGAGCCCATGGACATCGTTGGTAAATCAAAGGAAGACGCTTCGCTTCCTAAAG CAACAatgacaaaaattattaaagagaTGTTACCCCCAGATGTACGTGTTGCAAGAGATGCCCAAGATCTATTGATTGAGTGTTGTGTAG AGTTTATAAACCTTGTCTCGTCAGAATCCAATGAAGTCTGTAATAGAGAGGATAAACGGACAATTGCACCTGAGCATGTATTGAAGGCTCTACAG GTTCTAGGATTTGGTGAGTACATTGAAGAAGTTTATGCAGCATATGAACAGCACAAACTGGAGACCAtg GACTCTTTAAGAgggggtggtggtggtggtaaatGGAACAATGGAGCTGAGATGACTGAGGAAGAAGCATTAGCAGAGCAGCAAAGGATGTTTGCAGAGGCACGTGCTAGGATGAATGGTGGAGCCATTGCTTCTAAGCAGCCAGATGCTGACCAAAGTTTAGATAGCTAA
- the LOC100798439 gene encoding class 2 transcription repressor NC2 beta 3 isoform 1 (isoform 1 is encoded by transcript variant 1): protein MEPMDIVGKSKEDASLPKATMTKIIKEMLPPDVRVARDAQDLLIECCVEFINLVSSESNEVCNREDKRTIAPEHVLKALQVLGFGEYIEEVYAAYEQHKLETMQDSLRGGGGGGKWNNGAEMTEEEALAEQQRMFAEARARMNGGAIASKQPDADQSLDS, encoded by the exons ATGGAGCCCATGGACATCGTTGGTAAATCAAAGGAAGACGCTTCGCTTCCTAAAG CAACAatgacaaaaattattaaagagaTGTTACCCCCAGATGTACGTGTTGCAAGAGATGCCCAAGATCTATTGATTGAGTGTTGTGTAG AGTTTATAAACCTTGTCTCGTCAGAATCCAATGAAGTCTGTAATAGAGAGGATAAACGGACAATTGCACCTGAGCATGTATTGAAGGCTCTACAG GTTCTAGGATTTGGTGAGTACATTGAAGAAGTTTATGCAGCATATGAACAGCACAAACTGGAGACCAtg CAGGACTCTTTAAGAgggggtggtggtggtggtaaatGGAACAATGGAGCTGAGATGACTGAGGAAGAAGCATTAGCAGAGCAGCAAAGGATGTTTGCAGAGGCACGTGCTAGGATGAATGGTGGAGCCATTGCTTCTAAGCAGCCAGATGCTGACCAAAGTTTAGATAGCTAA